A stretch of Pangasianodon hypophthalmus isolate fPanHyp1 chromosome 9, fPanHyp1.pri, whole genome shotgun sequence DNA encodes these proteins:
- the dhtkd1 gene encoding 2-oxoadipate dehydrogenase complex component E1: MSAGVMLKSLHKVSRHSLAVLRAPLAASYHTERGVFGFRPRRGNSEEQDADLQALLNAHSSLNQDHGLARLVEAYRTHGHKAAKINPLMPNAPLMDKVPEISILNGSLPGTLSTSGLRHFGKVEARIEEVVAYLEDTYCGRISVETTQLQSLEESVWLTDRFEELKKERFTAEERRQLAKLMLESQEFDHFLGTKFATVKRYGGEGAESMMGFFFELFRSAAKSGVTDVVMGMPHRGRLNLLTGLLRFPPELMFRKMRGLSEFPENSPAIGDVLSHLTSSVDLEVGTGHPIHVTMLPNPSHLEAINPVTQGKTRGRQQIKQEGDYSNDSHARPGDKVVCLQVHGDASFSGQGIVPETFTLSNLPHFRVGGSIHLIVNNQVGYTTPSERARSSLYCSDIGKMVGCAVIHVNGDDAEEVLRATRLAVEYQRHFRKDVIVDLLCYRQWGHNELDEPFFTNPAMYKIIRSRKSIPDSYTDQLISEGLMTEEECSQIKTSYYSMLSDRLANMTFYSPPPTNLQGRWGDLVEPQNRVSSWDTGVAVPLLQYVGAKSVEIPEEIHVHSHLVKTHVKSRLQKLEAGTALDWSTAEALALGTLLCQGFDVRISGQDVGRGTFSQRHAMVVCQESNDMYIPLNHVDPQQKGHLEVCNSALSEEAVLGFEYGMSIEQPKLLPIWEAQFGDFFNGAQIIFDTFISGGEAKWLLQSGLVILLPHGYDGAGPEHSSCRIERFLQLCDSKEEGIDGDVVNISVVNPTTPAQYFHLLRRQMIRNFRKPLIVASPKTLLRFSGAVSSLEEMGPGTSFKPVIGDTSVNPESVQRVLLCSGKHYYALLKQRETLPEACKNTALVRVEELCPFPTDALQQELRRYSNAKEFIWSQEEPQNMGCWFFVSPRFEKQLACKLRLVSRPPLAAPAVGIGTLHNQQHEAILTASFS; the protein is encoded by the exons ATGTCTGCCGGTGTTATGCTAAAGAGTTTACATAAAGTTAGTAGGCATTCATTGGCGGTGTTGAGGGCGCCGTTAGCAGCTTCCTACCACACGGAGAGAGGTGTTTTTGGGTTCAGACCGCGGAGAGGAAACTCGGAGGAGCAGGACGCAGATCTGCAGGCGCTGCTGAACGCACACTCCTCTCTCAATCAAG ATCATGGCCTGGCGCGGTTGGTAGAGGCCTATCGCACACATGGGCACAAAGCTGCTAAAATTAACCCTTTAATGCCCAACGCACCTCTTATGGACAAAGTGCCAGAGATCAGCATCCTCAATGGCAGCCTCCCAGGAACCCTTAGCACATCTG GTCTGAGGCACTTTGGGAAAGTGGAGGCCAGGATAGAGGAGGTGGTTGCGTACTTGGAGGACACCTATTGCGGGAGGATCTCTGTGGAGACCACTCAGTTGCAGAGTCTGGAGGAGAGCGTGTGGCTCACGGATCGATTTGAGGAGCTCAAGAAGGAGCGCTTCACTGCTGAAGAGAGGAGGCAGCTGGCAAAACTCATGCTAGAATCACAG GAATTTGACCACTTTCTAGGCACCAAGTTTGCCACGGTGAAGCGGTATGGAGGAGAGGGAGCAGAGAGCATGATGGGCTTTTTCTTCGAGCTTTTCCGTTCAGCAGCAAAGAGTGGAGTAACAGATGTGGTAATGGGAATGCCTCACCGTGGACGCCTCAACTTGCTTACTGGACTTTTGCGTTTCCCACCTGAG tTGATGTTTCGTAAAATGAGAGGTCTCAGCGAATTTCCGGAGAACTCTCCTGCCATCGGGGATGTCCTCTCTCACCTCACCTCTTCTGTGGACCTGGAAGTGGGCACTGGCCACCCCATCCACGTGACTATGCTACCCAACCCGTCCCATTTGGAGGCCATTAACCCTGTTACTCAGGGAAAAACACGTGGCCGACAACAGATCAAACAGGAAGGGGATTATTCTAATGACAGCCACGCTAGGCCTGGAGACAAAGTCGTCTGTTTACAG GTTCATGGTGATGCCTCATTCTCAGGGCAAGGAATTGTACCAGAAACATTCACGCTGTCAAATCTCCCGCACTTCAGAGTTGGTGGAAGCATCCACCTTATTGTGAACAATCAAGTGGGCTATACCACTCCCTCTGAGAGAGCCCGCTCTTCCTTGTACTGCAGTGATATTG GTAAGATGGTGGGTTGTGCTGTGATCCATGTAAATGGCGATGATGCAGAAGAGGTTCTCAGAGCCACACGGTTAGCTGTGGAGTATCAGAGACACTTCAGGAAGGACGTTATAGTGGACCTGCTGTGTTACCGGCAGTGGGGTCACAATGAGCTGGACGAGCCGTTCTTCACAAACCCTGCCATGTACAAAATCATCCG GTCGAGGAAGAGCATCCCTGATTCCTACACTGACCAGCTGATCTCAGAGGGATTGATGACAGAGGAAGAATGCAGTCAGATTAAAACATCCTACTACTCCATGCTTAGTGATCGTCTGGCCAACATGACTTTCTATAGCCCTCCACCCACCAACCTGCAGGGCCGCTGGGGGGATCTGGTAGAGCCACAGAACAGAGTTTCATCCTGGGACACTGGTGTGGCTGTTCCCCTGCTTCAGTATGTGGGAGCAAAGTCAGTGGAGATCCCTGAGGAGATCCACGTGCACAGTCACCTTGTGAAGACGCATGTAAAG TCGAGACTGCAGAAACTTGAAGCGGGAACTGCACTGGACTGGTCCACTGCTGAGGCGCTGGCGCTCGGCACACTTCTCTGTCAGG GCTTCGACGTGCGGATCAGTGGCCAGGATGTCGGCCGTGGTACATTTAGTCAGCGTCATGCCATGGTTGTGTGCCAGGAGTCCAATGACATGTATATCCCTCTCAATCATGTTGACCCTCAACAAAAAGGCCATCTGGAG gTGTGTAACAGTGCACTGTCTGAAGAGGCAGTATTAGGTTTTGAGTATGGGATGAGTATTGAACAGCCAAAACTGCTGCCCATATGGGAAGCTCAGTTTGGGGATTTCTTCAATGGAGCACAAATCATCTTTGACACTTTTATCTCTGGAG GTGAGGCAAAGTGGTTGCTGCAGAGTGGCTTGGTCATCCTGCTTCCACACGGGTACGATGGAGCCGGACCTGAGCACTCATCCTGCCGCATCGAGCGTTTCTTACAA CTGTGTGACAGTAAGGAGGAAGGCATCGATGGTGACGTAGTAAATATTTCTGTGGTGAATCCAACAACTCCAGCTCAGTACTTCCACCTGCTAAGGAGACAAATGATCCGAAACTTCCGCAAACCACTCATTGTAGCATCACCCAAGACACTGTTGCGTTTTTCT ggggcagtgtcGAGCTTAGAGGAAATGGGACCTGGAACTTCCTTCAAGCCTGTAATAGGTGACACCTCTGTAAATCCTGAAAG TGTGCAGCGTGTGCTGCTTTGCTCAGGCAAGCACTATTATGCACTGCTGAAACAAAGAGAGACACTGCCTGAGGCATGTAAGAACACTGCACTGGTCAGAGTAGAGGAGCTTTGCCCTTTCCCCACAGACGCCTTACAGCAGGAGCTCCGCAGATACAGCAATGCCAAAG AGTTTATCTGGAGCCAAGAAGAGCCACAGAACATGGGATGCTGGTTTTTTGTTTCTCCCCGGTTTGAAAAACAGCTTGCCTGTAAG CTGCGGCTGGTCAGTAGGCCTCCTCTGGCTGCCCCTGCTGTGGGCATCGGTACTCTCCACAATCAGCAGCATGAGGCTATTCTTACAGCCTCCTTCTCCTGA